The following nucleotide sequence is from Hevea brasiliensis isolate MT/VB/25A 57/8 chromosome 7, ASM3005281v1, whole genome shotgun sequence.
ACCAGAAACTACTCTCTTCAATTATCAGTCTTCTGTTAATTGTTACCAGTTttgtttttgcaaaaacttttgaTAATAGTTGCATACTTGATATTCATCTTTCTCCATCTATAGACGACTCAGATTGCATACCAGGCAACTGGGGTGGATTTATCAACAATAATTGTTGTGGAGCTGTTTTTTATGAGTACATCTATGCATTGGGGAAGAGAGCCAACATCACTGGCCAAATTTACTTAAATTCTGCAGAACAAAAGGCCTGCTTAATTTCAATGAAGCGTGCCTACAATGATGTTGAAGATTGTGGAATTGAGAAGCTAACTGGTGGAGAAGGTGGCTGCTCCAGTTATACTAAGGCAGATGTTTCGAGTAAGCTTGGAAACAGAATGAACAGTTTAGATGAAGACTGTATGCTTATAAATTCAGATGACAAACATGACCAGAATTGCAGAGCATGTTTGAGAAGGTGGGAGGAGATTGGTGGATCACCAAACAAAAGTGACATGAATTCTGAAGCCAACATGTGTAGATTTGCAGTGTTGATAACATTAACCAGCAACATGATTGATGATAATAAAAGGGTCCAGGCAATTTATAATTGCCTTGGAGTGCAGAATCTCTCTGTAGGTAGAGTAATTTTTACAATTTTACCTGTACTTTTGAACCCATTTCCGCTTCCTTTAATTGATTCATCAAGATGTGAATGTCTTTTTTAACTCTGGATAGCCTTTTTTTTCCAGGAAATGGACAGGGAGGCAATTCTCAGAGTGGTGATACCAAGCAAAGAACAGGTGACCTTTTCCACAGGTCATGATTTCCCTCTTTGAATTGAGTCTTGTAACAATTCACTGGCAGATACGTTGATATATTATGATaacaggtatattggttttaatcaCTGGGCTAGTGGGACTTGGGGCAATAACATGCATTGCAGTATCAGTATGGATCTTTTGCAGAAAAAGGACTAAAGAAAACCTGCCAACTACCAAGAATGGTACTTCTTACTGATGGATAACAACAATAATAACAGAAGATAAATTACAGTTATAAATtgcttacccttttttttttccatttgttGTGCAGGATCATACGATTCGTGTTCTGAGCCGTCCAACAATCTCAAGATATCACCAAAGGAAATTTACTTGGCAACAAACAATCTCAATGAAGCAAACTTCATAGGCCAAGGCGTAGCTGGTAAGAAACTGGAAATCATGCTTGGTAATCTCTTTTTCATTCATGATTAAGAGGAAAATTTCTAGATTGAATCTGGAATACTAAGCAGTAACGTTTCCTACTTTTGTAAATTCTAAGATGTGGTTTGTGTAGAAGGTCAATTGTGCCATGAAAGAAGACATAAGATGAACTTGGacactcatttttatcagaaagttGGATTTGATGCATTGTATTGTCGGATTGCACAGGAAAGGTTTACAGGGGGATACTGTCTAATGGGCAGCATGTCGCAGTTAAGCACATAATCAATGATGGACAAATGGAGACATTTGTCCGAGAAGTTACAAGCCTATCCCACATCAGACATCCAAATCTTGTTGCTTTGCTTGGCTTCTGTGAGCACAAAGATGAATATTTCCTAGTTTATGAGCTGTGCAAAAATGGAAACCTATCAGAATGGCTATATGGTAGGTTTTCATTTCCATTCTTGAAATATTTTTCTTTACCATTCTCATTTCATAGAGAAAGCCAATTGACGAGGTTGGAGAACAACAGGTAAAGATAGAGTTCTTTCTTGGATCCAAAGACTTGTGATTGCAATTGACAGTGCTAGGGGTCTTTGGTTTCTCCACAGTTATCCAGAAGGCTGTATTGTTCACCGCGACGTCAAGGTTGGCAAATCCCAGAGGCAGACCTCATCTTCTattcattttctttcctcttctctcAATGTTCAGTTTTTCTTTTTCTCTGATTTTCCTTTTTCACATATATGctgctttcttggcagccaaccAACATTCTCATAAATGCTAAATTTCAAGCAAAGCTCTCAGACTTTGGATTATCAAAAGTAATGGATGTAGGTCAATCCTATGTGAGTTCAGAAGTGAGAGGTACATTTGGTTATGTTGATCCTGAATATCGGCAAAATCACCATGTAAATGCGAAGGGTGATGTCTACAGTTTTGGGATTGTGCTACTACAACTAATCTCAGGGCAGAGGGTGATCAATCTGAATTTGAATAGACCAATGCAGTTAAACAAAATGGTACGAGGCAAATCTCTTTTTCATAACCTGAATTTGAGTTTCTATTTTTTGATTTCCTGCATATCCCTGATAGATACCTCaaattctaggcaaaatttctctCAAGAGGTGGTAATATAACAGAGTTCGCTGATCCTAAACTTAGTGGAGAGTACTCGGTTGAAGCTTTTGACCTGGTAATAAAGCTAGCCCTGTCATGCACAGGAATTAAGCAGGAAAGGCCATCAATGGAGAAAGTGGTTCTGAGACTAGAGAACGCACTTGAAATCTCTATGAAAATGAAGTCAATCACGTATGGTTGAGAACCATGAACTAATCgagaaaaaaggaagaaaacaAATTCTTGCTTTTATTGCATCTTCTGATGAAAGATTTTTACAACAATGTAATAAAGTATTATTGTTACAATCTGGAAAACGAATTACAGCAGGATGATTTCTTCGTAAAAAGCTTTATAAAAAAAGAGCTAACGTTGATATTAGCTCTTCAAAAAACAGAGCTAGCATCACAAAATCACATGCCAAAGAAGGCAATCCCTTTTCTGGGAGAGGCTCCTTAAAAAACCCATTATCAATACAAATTACATTGCTTGAAACTGACACTAAATTGGCAAAATTGTGGCTAAAATTTAAACAACTAATTGAAAACCAAACAGCTAAATTTTGTAGCTCTGAAAGAAACAAACTTTCACAAATGCAATGCTTCCAGCTTACAAGTAAGCTATCGATGCTCTATTTTTTCTTAGAAGGACTGCAGTGTAGCCCAGATAAGAGAGAAGATATACACACTCACCTTTATCCCAAGTGCTAGAATCCCGATGTTTGACCTGACCATGAGAGGCACACTTGGTTTTGTTGATACTGAATACAGTCAAAATCACTTGTAATGGGATTGTGCGTGTTGCTACAACTTAATTCAGGGTAGAGAGTGATGAATCTGAATTTGAAAAGACTAATGCATCTAAACAAAATGGTAAGAAGCAAATCTCCTTCCTATAACCAGAGCTTTTTCCTTTTGATTCCTGCCATCCATCCATCTTTCAAGTATAGGGATTAAGCAGGAAAAGGCCAAAAGCCATCAATGGAGAAGGTGGTACTAAGACTAGAGAATGCACTTGATATCTCTATGAAAATGAAGTCGATCACATATGGTATGAGAACTATGAACTCACAACTACTATGATTCAAAAGAACGGAGATAACAAAATTCATGCTTTTATTGCATCTTTTGATGAATTATTTTTACAACAATGTAACACAGTATTATTGTTATAAATCTGGAAAAAGAATTACAACAGGATGATTTGTTTGTACATAGCTTCACCCAAAAACAGAAGCTAATGTAGATATTAGCTTTTCAAAAAACTAAGCTAATATCAGAAAATCAAATacgaaagaaaggaagaagattgAGTGTATTTACATGGAAGCATGCTTGCAAGAAAACATAGAAATGACGATGGAATTCCCGAAAAAACTTGGGTTACCACACGTGAATAAATCGTTCTTGAGGGAGAACTGAGGTCTTTGAGCCAGAGGAGTTCCTTTCATAAAATTCATGAAGGATCCTGATGACAGAACTTGCTTTCTTGCTTGCTCGAGACGTGCCTTC
It contains:
- the LOC110637621 gene encoding nodulation receptor kinase-like; this encodes MFHMFNSSVIFKAPSYMGVPILKYQKLLSSIISLLLIVTSFVFAKTFDNSCILDIHLSPSIDDSDCIPGNWGGFINNNCCGAVFYEYIYALGKRANITGQIYLNSAEQKACLISMKRAYNDVEDCGIEKLTGGEGGCSSYTKADVSSKLGNRMNSLDEDCMLINSDDKHDQNCRACLRRWEEIGGSPNKSDMNSEANMCRFAVLITLTSNMIDDNKRVQAIYNCLGVQNLSVGNGQGGNSQSGDTKQRTGILVLITGLVGLGAITCIAVSVWIFCRKRTKENLPTTKNGSYDSCSEPSNNLKISPKEIYLATNNLNEANFIGQGVAGKVYRGILSNGQHVAVKHIINDGQMETFVREVTSLSHIRHPNLVALLGFCEHKDEYFLVYELCKNGNLSEWLYGKDRVLSWIQRLVIAIDSARGLWFLHSYPEGCIVHRDVKPTNILINAKFQAKLSDFGLSKVMDVGQSYVSSEVRGTFGYVDPEYRQNHHVNAKGDVYSFGIVLLQLISGQRVINLNLNRPMQLNKMAKFLSRGGNITEFADPKLSGEYSVEAFDLVIKLALSCTGIKQERPSMEKVVLRLENALEISMKMKSITYG